The Sorangiineae bacterium MSr11954 DNA segment CCAGCCTCGATGTCGTCGACACGGCGAGCGATTTCGCGTTTCCAGAGCTCGGGCGCGTCGGGATCGGCGGCCGCGCCTTCGAGGCTCTGAATGAGCTCGAACGTCCGAGCGTCTTTGAGATCTCTGGAGTCGCTCATGCAAAAAACGCTAGCCGAGATTCACCGGATCACCAGAAAATTCTACTACTTCTGGTGAA contains these protein-coding regions:
- a CDS encoding addiction module protein; this encodes MSDSRDLKDARTFELIQSLEGAAADPDAPELWKREIARRVDDIEAGTAELEDWEEVRDRLRAATAVRRP